The Longimicrobium sp. genome includes the window TGCTGGGCACGGCCATCGGCTACCCGCTGGGGATGTTCGTCCCCATGACGGCCATGCCGCAGCGGATCGCCGTCTCGCACATGTTCGGCGCGCTGGCGGCCACGCTGGTGGGGGTGGCCGAGTACTACAACCACGCCGGCCAGGTCTCGCACCCGGTGATGGCGGCGCTCGGCTTCGAGGTGCTCTTCGGCGCGCTCACCATCACCGGCAGCTTCATGGCCTTCGGCAAGCTGCAGGGGTTCATCACCGGCACCCCCGTCACCTGGCGCGGGCAGAACCCGATCAACATCACCCTCTTCGCGGTCACCTTCGGGATCTTCGTCTACCTGATCTTCCGCCCCGACAGCGCCACGCTCTTCTACGCGATGATCGGCCTGTCGCTGGCCATCGGGGTGCTGATGGTGCTGCCGATCGGCGGGGCCGACATGCCGGTGGTGGTGTCGCTGCTGAACTCGTACGCGGGGCTGGCGGCCAGCGCCACGGGGTTCGCCATCGGCAACACGGTGCTCATCGTCTGCGGCGCGCTGGACGGGGCGAGCGGGTTCCTGCTGTCGATCCTGATGAGCAAGGCGATGAACCGCTCCTTCGGCAACGTGCTCTTCGCCGCGGTGGGGAGCGCGCCGGCGGGGGCCGCGGCCGCCGAGATCGCCGACCGCACGGTGCGCTCGATCTCGGCCGAGGACGTGGCGGTGCAGCTCGCGTTCGCGCGCGAGGTCGTCGTCGTCCCCGGCTACGGGATGGCGGTGGCGCAGTGCCAGCACCAGGTGCGCGAGCTGGCCTCCCTGATCGAGAAGCGCGGCGGCGACGTGAAGTACGCCATCCACCCCGTGGCGGGGCGGATGCCCGGGCACATGAACGTGCTGCTGGCCGAGGCGAACGTGCCGTACGACCGGCTGTACGACCTGGAGGAGATCAACGACAAGTTCGAGCAGGCCGACGTGGTGCTGGTGATCGGGGCCAACGACGTGGTGAACCCGGCCGCGCGCACCGACCAGTCCAGCCCGATCTTCGGGATGCCGATCCTGAACGTGGACCGGGCGCAGAGCATCATCGTGCTCAAGCGCAGCATGGCGGCGGGCTTCTCGGGGGTGGAGAACGAGCTGTTCTACCACCCGCGCACGGCCATGCTCTTCGGCGACGCCAAGAAGTCGATCGAGTCGCTGATCACGAGCATCAAGGAGGTGTGAGGCAGGCTCGCGGCTTCCCTCCCCGGAAAGGAGGAAGGGACCATGGGTGAACCGCAGTTCCGGCGCATGCTCCCGATCGTGATCGTCGTCGCGGTCGTCACGGGTGTGGTCGTCGCGCTGGTGGGCCGGGCGCTCGGACTGGCTCCGGCCGTCGTCGGAGGCATTACCGGCGGGCTGGTGGCCGGCCTCGTCCCCGTCATCCGGCGGAGGCGGGGCTGAGGCGAGCCCCGCGCCCGCCGCCTCGACCCGGGAGGAGGAGATCGACGACCCGTTTCGGTCGGCCGGACGTCGCCGGTGCTCGAGGCCAACGGCGTGGTGGAAGCCGGCCGTGCGCACCGACCAGTCCAGCCAGATCTACGGGATGCCGATCCTGAACATGGACGGCGGCGCAGAGCATCCATCGTGCTCAAGCATGGCGGCAGGCTTCTCGGGGGTGGAGAGCGAGCTGTTCCACCACCCGCGCACGGCCATGCTCTTCGGCGACGCCAAGAAGTCGATCGAGTCGCTGATCACGAGCGCCAAGGAGGTGTGAGCGAGGATGCCGGAGGATTCGGAACCTCCCGATCCCCGGGCGGAAGAGGCGTGATCACACCTGCGCGGGCGCGATCTCCACGCGGTTGCGGCCCAGGCTCTTGGCCCGGTAGAGCGATTCGTCCGCGCGCTTGAGGGTGGCGGCCACGCCGGCGTCCTCCGCCCGCCAGACGGTGGCCCCCACGCTGAGGGTCACGGAGAGGGCGGGGTGCAGGTCCGAAAAATCCAGCGCCTCCACGCTCGCCCGGAGACGCTCCGCCACCTCCGCGGCGGCGGCCGTCCCGGCGCCGGGCAGGACCGCGACGAACTCCTCGCCACCCACGCGCCCGACGGTGTCCACCTCCCGCAGCGACCGGCGCACGCCCTCCGCGACGCGGCGCAGCACGACGTCGCCCGCGTCGTGGCCGTGGGTGTCGTTGATGGCCTTGAAACGGTCGATGTCCATCGCCAGCACGGCGAAGCCGGCGCCCTGCCGCCGCGCGACGCGCGCCTGGTCGTCGGCCACCCGCCAGAGGTGGCGGCGGTTCGGCAGGCCCGTCAGCTCGTCGGTGAGGGCGGTGGCGCGCAGCCGCCGCGCGTTCCGGAGCTGCCGCACGGCCAGGAGCACCAGCGCGGCGATGATCACCGCGCTGAGCGCCAGCACCGCCACCTGGAGCCGCCGGATGCGCGCGGCCGCCGCGCTCTGCCGCAGGAGCGCGCGGTTCTCCGCCTCCTTCCTCTCCGCGTCGAACTGCACGCGCAGCCGGGCGCCCTGCTCCTCGCGCGCCTTCTCTCCGAGGGCGCGCTGGAGCGCGAGCTGGTCGCCCCGCGCGACGAAAGCCTCGTGCCACCGCTCGGCCGCGGCGTAGGCCTGCGCCCGTTCCTCGTGCACCTTTTCCAGGAACCGCTGGTTGCCGGTCGCGGCGAAGTGGGCGCGCGCGGCCTCCAGCTCCACGAGCGCCTCGTCCGTGCGGCCGAGCATGCGCAGCGCCACGCCGCGCGTGAGCCGCGCCGTCGCCACCATCTCCGCGTCTCCGGCGGCGCGGAAGCGGGCGAGCGCGCTGTCGACCGCGGCGAGCGCCTGGGCGGGGCGCCCGAGCCGGTACAGCACCACGGCGACGGCGCGCTGGTCCACCGCCACCTCGTCGCGGTCGCCGCGGCGCCGGTCGAGGGCCAGCCCGCGGCGGTAGTACGCGAGCGCCTCCTCCAGGCGGCCCATCCGCTCGAGCGTGCTGCCGAGGTTGAAGTAGGTCGTGGCCGTCCCGCGCGCGTTGCCGGCGCGGCGGTTGGACTCCAGCGCCTGGCGGTAGTAGTCCAGCGCCCGCTCGTACTGCCCGACGTGCGAGTCCGCGTACAGGTTGGCCATGGCCGTGAGCGTGTAGCGCTGCTGGCCTTCGTCGCCGAGCGCCGTGTACAGGCGGTATCCCTCGTCCAGGTCGGCCAGCGCGCGGGTGAAGTCGCCCAGGTAGTACCGCACCTGCCCGCGCAGCACCAGCGCGTCGGCGAGCAGGTCCCGCGCGCCGAGCCGGCGTCCCTCCGCCACCCCGAACTCGTAGTCGCCGATCGCCTCCCGCGTGCGTCCGGCCGCCTCGTGGCCGTAGCCGCGGCAGACGCGCAGCGCCGCGAGCGCGCGCGGGTCCCGACTCCGGGCCGCGTCGTCCACGCCCGCGGCCGCGAACGCCGGCACGGAGTCCGGCACCGCCGCCGCGGCCGCCCAGCAGCGCAC containing:
- a CDS encoding NAD(P)(+) transhydrogenase (Re/Si-specific) subunit beta encodes the protein MLALLLQAHAGDAVRDTLGELSRQPGTDLRTTFIELIYLGSGVLFILGLRSLTRPDSARRGMQQAALGMLFAIIGTLLHRDIVRYDWIIGGLLLGTAIGYPLGMFVPMTAMPQRIAVSHMFGALAATLVGVAEYYNHAGQVSHPVMAALGFEVLFGALTITGSFMAFGKLQGFITGTPVTWRGQNPINITLFAVTFGIFVYLIFRPDSATLFYAMIGLSLAIGVLMVLPIGGADMPVVVSLLNSYAGLAASATGFAIGNTVLIVCGALDGASGFLLSILMSKAMNRSFGNVLFAAVGSAPAGAAAAEIADRTVRSISAEDVAVQLAFAREVVVVPGYGMAVAQCQHQVRELASLIEKRGGDVKYAIHPVAGRMPGHMNVLLAEANVPYDRLYDLEEINDKFEQADVVLVIGANDVVNPAARTDQSSPIFGMPILNVDRAQSIIVLKRSMAAGFSGVENELFYHPRTAMLFGDAKKSIESLITSIKEV
- a CDS encoding NAD(P)(+) transhydrogenase (Re/Si-specific) subunit beta, translating into MRTDQSSQIYGMPILNMDGGAEHPSCSSMAAGFSGVESELFHHPRTAMLFGDAKKSIESLITSAKEV
- a CDS encoding GGDEF domain-containing protein: MRIPHALSFALTLLAARAGAAQARGSPPEAERWVREAEKLEDADPEAALRLVQRALPRLASPAAAPLRMRAHRVRCWAAAAAVPDSVPAFAAAGVDDAARSRDPRALAALRVCRGYGHEAAGRTREAIGDYEFGVAEGRRLGARDLLADALVLRGQVRYYLGDFTRALADLDEGYRLYTALGDEGQQRYTLTAMANLYADSHVGQYERALDYYRQALESNRRAGNARGTATTYFNLGSTLERMGRLEEALAYYRRGLALDRRRGDRDEVAVDQRAVAVVLYRLGRPAQALAAVDSALARFRAAGDAEMVATARLTRGVALRMLGRTDEALVELEAARAHFAATGNQRFLEKVHEERAQAYAAAERWHEAFVARGDQLALQRALGEKAREEQGARLRVQFDAERKEAENRALLRQSAAAARIRRLQVAVLALSAVIIAALVLLAVRQLRNARRLRATALTDELTGLPNRRHLWRVADDQARVARRQGAGFAVLAMDIDRFKAINDTHGHDAGDVVLRRVAEGVRRSLREVDTVGRVGGEEFVAVLPGAGTAAAAEVAERLRASVEALDFSDLHPALSVTLSVGATVWRAEDAGVAATLKRADESLYRAKSLGRNRVEIAPAQV